A single window of Jiangella alkaliphila DNA harbors:
- a CDS encoding IS5 family transposase, whose protein sequence is MDTSSTPRYPSDLTDAQWELIAPMVPVKPGGRPAKHARRRIVDAILYVNRTGCSWRQLPHDFAPWDTVYWYFKTWNEAGVTDRIHDALRAAVRDGNGRDPMASAGIVDAQSVKGADTVGRDSRGYDAGKKVNGRKRHIVTDTLGLLIVVLVTTAGLQDRVGARPVLARAKMAMPSIALVWADGGYVGKLIAWAQQHCRILVDIVRKPEGRHTFEVLPRRWVVERTLSWLMRTRRLARDYERLPEHSEAMIKWAMIGLRPDAWHPRPDDAHGNPRTPDSTFPNTY, encoded by the coding sequence ATGGACACGTCGTCGACACCGCGGTACCCGTCGGATCTGACCGATGCGCAGTGGGAGTTGATCGCGCCGATGGTGCCGGTGAAGCCGGGTGGGCGTCCGGCCAAGCATGCCCGGCGCCGGATCGTGGACGCGATCTTGTACGTGAATCGGACGGGTTGTTCGTGGCGGCAGTTGCCGCACGACTTCGCGCCGTGGGACACGGTGTACTGGTACTTCAAGACCTGGAACGAGGCCGGGGTGACCGACCGGATCCACGACGCGCTGCGCGCTGCGGTTCGTGATGGGAACGGGCGTGACCCGATGGCCAGCGCAGGGATCGTGGACGCCCAGTCGGTGAAGGGCGCGGACACCGTCGGGCGCGACAGTCGGGGCTACGACGCTGGTAAGAAGGTGAACGGCCGCAAACGCCACATCGTCACCGACACCCTCGGGCTGCTCATCGTGGTGCTGGTCACCACGGCCGGTCTGCAAGACCGCGTCGGCGCCCGCCCGGTGCTGGCGCGGGCGAAGATGGCCATGCCCTCGATCGCGCTGGTCTGGGCCGATGGCGGCTACGTCGGCAAGCTGATCGCCTGGGCCCAGCAGCACTGCCGCATCCTGGTCGACATCGTGCGCAAACCCGAGGGCCGGCACACCTTCGAAGTCCTCCCGCGCCGCTGGGTGGTCGAACGAACACTGTCCTGGCTGATGCGAACCCGACGCCTGGCACGCGACTACGAACGCCTCCCCGAACACTCCGAAGCGATGATCAAGTGGGCGATGATCGGCCTCAGACCCGACGCCTGGCACCCGCGCCCGGACGACGCCCATGGCAACCCGCGCACCCCAGATAGCACCTTTCCCAACACTTACTAA